One window of Aerococcus tenax genomic DNA carries:
- a CDS encoding PTS ascorbate transporter subunit IIC: METLGNWLLAIWTFFAQNILTQPAFMIGFIVLIGYILLKRPWYDCLAGFLKATCGYLILTVGSSGLISNFRPILVGLKDRFNLDAMVIDPYFGQNAVTAGVEEVFGRTFGDVMLLLLIAFIVNIVLVRFNKITKLRALFTTGNVQVQQASTAFWIMLFCYPMMDRWWVLIIMSIILGLYWAVGSNLTIGICQDLTDGGGFAVAHQQMFGLTFFAKLAEKFKPKDGKEVKRMEDIELPGWLSIFNENMVSTSILMLFFFGIILTVLGKPYLVELGALKAEQNFFFYIVQSCLYFAVYLAILQLGVRTFVGELTESFQGISNTILPGAVPGIDIAATFAFGSPNASTVGFLSGAIGQFLMIALLIIFKSPTIVIAGFIPMFFDNAAIGVFANNRGGYKAAIVLPFISGIVQVVGSALFASWIGLSTYGGYLGMLDWATVWPGFTIIMKFLGYAGIAVVIAILFAIPQLQYRKNPEGYFMEVEDYEQYKEKFEKN; this comes from the coding sequence GTGGAGACTTTAGGAAATTGGCTTTTAGCTATATGGACATTCTTTGCTCAAAATATATTAACTCAGCCTGCCTTTATGATTGGGTTTATTGTTTTAATCGGTTACATTCTTTTAAAGCGTCCTTGGTATGATTGTTTAGCCGGGTTTTTAAAAGCTACATGTGGTTATTTAATCTTAACTGTAGGTTCTAGTGGGTTGATTAGTAACTTTAGACCTATCTTAGTTGGGTTAAAGGACCGCTTCAATTTAGATGCGATGGTTATTGACCCTTATTTTGGTCAAAATGCTGTTACAGCAGGTGTTGAAGAAGTATTCGGGCGTACCTTTGGCGATGTAATGCTACTATTATTAATTGCCTTTATTGTTAATATTGTTTTAGTTCGATTTAATAAAATAACTAAATTGCGTGCATTATTCACTACAGGTAACGTACAAGTTCAACAAGCTTCTACAGCATTCTGGATTATGCTTTTCTGTTATCCAATGATGGACCGTTGGTGGGTATTGATTATTATGTCTATTATCCTTGGTTTATATTGGGCAGTTGGTTCAAACTTGACTATTGGTATTTGCCAAGACTTAACTGACGGTGGGGGATTTGCTGTTGCTCACCAACAAATGTTTGGTTTGACTTTCTTTGCTAAATTAGCTGAAAAATTCAAGCCTAAAGACGGTAAAGAAGTAAAAAGAATGGAAGATATTGAACTTCCAGGTTGGTTGTCCATCTTTAATGAAAATATGGTGTCAACATCAATCTTAATGCTTTTCTTCTTTGGAATTATTTTAACAGTCTTAGGGAAACCTTATCTAGTAGAATTAGGTGCATTAAAAGCAGAACAAAACTTCTTCTTCTACATTGTTCAAAGCTGTCTTTACTTTGCGGTATATTTAGCAATTTTACAATTAGGTGTTCGTACTTTCGTTGGAGAGTTAACCGAATCCTTCCAAGGTATCTCTAATACAATTTTACCGGGTGCAGTACCAGGTATTGATATTGCAGCAACCTTTGCATTTGGTTCGCCAAACGCTTCGACAGTCGGATTCTTATCAGGTGCTATCGGTCAATTCTTAATGATCGCTCTATTGATAATTTTTAAATCACCTACTATTGTTATTGCCGGATTTATTCCAATGTTCTTTGATAATGCAGCTATTGGAGTTTTTGCTAACAATCGTGGTGGTTATAAAGCAGCTATTGTCTTGCCATTTATCTCTGGTATTGTGCAAGTTGTTGGATCAGCTCTGTTTGCAAGTTGGATTGGTTTGTCTACCTATGGTGGATACCTCGGAATGCTAGACTGGGCTACCGTATGGCCAGGATTTACTATTATTATGAAATTCCTAGGTTATGCAGGTATTGCTGTTGTTATTGCAATCTTGTTTGCAATTCCACAATTACAGTATCGTAAGAATCCAGAAGGCTACTTCATGGAAGTTGAAGACTACGAACAATATAAAGAAAAATTTGAGAAAAATTAA
- a CDS encoding PTS sugar transporter subunit IIB gives MRVLVSCANGSGTSLMLQKSAQKALEELGFKVTAINHTSIAEGKSTAKNYDVVFTPLNFVNMFDQAAKSGVTVIGVQNVMSAKEVKQRIEESDLKPE, from the coding sequence ATGCGTGTATTAGTATCATGTGCAAACGGATCAGGGACAAGTTTAATGCTACAAAAAAGTGCTCAAAAAGCTTTAGAAGAATTAGGCTTTAAAGTGACTGCAATTAACCATACTTCAATTGCAGAAGGGAAATCAACAGCTAAGAATTATGATGTAGTCTTTACTCCTTTAAACTTTGTCAATATGTTTGATCAAGCAGCTAAATCAGGTGTAACAGTTATTGGTGTTCAAAATGTTATGTCAGCTAAAGAAGTAAAACAAAGAATTGAAGAAAGCGATCTTAAACCTGAATAA
- a CDS encoding DeoR/GlpR family DNA-binding transcription regulator, with amino-acid sequence MKNSIENINKRHKKIEEILKNSSNHSIQVNDLAIECNVSAMTIRRDLTKLEKMGIVKRYHGYVSLNTNYQFSEENSTNSNIEKIKISIGDMASKFVKKGDTVFINTSSTALYSLDSLSDKTITIVTNNLRIHEQIHKEAINHGSSAILTGGELRLPKEALTGQIAEEAVSKVIANIAIMGCSGFSIKNGITTSNANESKINRLMIEKTNGLVILVADYRKINNDSNFFVCESNKIDILITDEFCDNKTIREIEDAGIQVIVVTVDPNISKKEIDYHIG; translated from the coding sequence ATGAAGAACTCAATTGAAAATATAAACAAACGTCATAAAAAAATAGAGGAAATATTAAAAAATTCTTCTAATCACAGTATTCAAGTAAATGATTTAGCAATAGAATGCAATGTTTCCGCAATGACTATTAGAAGAGATCTTACTAAATTAGAGAAAATGGGAATTGTAAAAAGATACCATGGATATGTTTCGCTTAATACCAATTATCAATTTAGTGAAGAAAATTCTACTAACTCAAATATTGAAAAAATAAAAATTTCAATCGGTGACATGGCATCTAAATTTGTAAAAAAAGGAGATACTGTATTTATTAACACCTCTTCAACAGCACTTTATAGTTTAGATTCGTTGTCCGACAAAACAATTACTATAGTAACTAATAATCTACGTATTCACGAACAAATACATAAAGAGGCAATTAACCACGGATCTAGCGCTATCTTAACAGGTGGCGAATTACGTTTACCTAAAGAAGCACTAACAGGTCAAATTGCTGAAGAAGCTGTTTCTAAAGTAATAGCAAACATCGCTATTATGGGCTGTTCAGGATTTAGCATAAAAAACGGAATAACAACCAGTAATGCGAATGAATCTAAGATCAACCGGTTAATGATTGAAAAAACAAACGGATTAGTTATTTTAGTAGCAGATTATAGAAAAATTAATAATGATTCTAATTTCTTTGTATGCGAATCTAACAAAATAGATATCTTAATAACTGATGAATTTTGTGATAATAAAACAATCCGTGAAATAGAGGATGCAGGCATACAAGTCATTGTAGTCACAGTCGATCCTAATATATCAAAGAAGGAAATCGATTATCACATTGGTTAA
- a CDS encoding PTS ascorbate transporter subunit IIC, whose protein sequence is MEIIMNIFTVLFNNIISKPQFFLSIIVFVGYLLLNKTFLESLAGAVKAAIGYMILQVGSSGMVKGFAPILEGLLTKYNISAAVIDSNLGFAAANQAITDIGESLSSTMFVLLIGFAINILLVALKPITKVRTLFTTGHIMVKQAGFITWMIFFALPEYRNLTGIVIIGTLIGLYWAVFSNLTVEPTEALTEGERFFAVGHSQMGAIWLTDKISNKLVDPEDSVENVHLPKNLKVLSDNVIGTTAVMLLMFGSVLLLIGQDTMSQLDPDSLKNISFATYIIEKSFSFTASFLILQTGVKMFVNEITTSFQGISDRLLKGSVPAVDCAATYGFASGNTVLIGFLFGFLGQLLAIIGLLIFKSPIFIISGFVPLFFDNGTLAVYANNKGGRKAAMLVPFINGISQVLLGAVGVAMFGLAKYGGWYGNIDVSTIWIAIGGLIKQFSVIGVILSIIIMLLIPQLQYKFSKDKEKYF, encoded by the coding sequence ATGGAAATTATAATGAATATATTTACTGTGCTGTTTAATAATATTATATCTAAGCCACAATTTTTTCTTTCTATCATTGTATTCGTAGGATATCTATTATTAAACAAGACATTCTTAGAATCGTTAGCAGGAGCTGTAAAAGCTGCCATTGGATATATGATATTACAAGTAGGATCTTCAGGAATGGTAAAAGGATTTGCCCCCATTCTTGAAGGCCTACTAACAAAATATAACATATCAGCTGCTGTTATAGATTCGAATCTAGGATTTGCAGCTGCCAACCAGGCTATAACTGATATCGGTGAATCTCTATCCTCAACTATGTTCGTTTTGTTAATTGGTTTTGCTATTAATATTTTACTAGTCGCTCTTAAACCAATTACAAAAGTAAGGACATTATTTACAACTGGACATATTATGGTGAAGCAAGCAGGTTTTATTACCTGGATGATTTTCTTTGCATTACCTGAATATAGAAATCTTACTGGTATTGTTATCATAGGAACTTTAATTGGGCTGTATTGGGCTGTATTCTCTAATTTAACTGTTGAGCCTACAGAAGCGCTGACTGAAGGCGAAAGATTTTTTGCAGTTGGCCATTCTCAAATGGGAGCTATATGGTTAACAGATAAAATTTCTAATAAATTAGTTGATCCAGAAGATAGTGTTGAAAATGTACATTTGCCAAAGAATTTAAAAGTACTATCTGATAACGTTATCGGAACAACAGCCGTTATGCTATTAATGTTTGGGAGTGTTTTACTCTTAATTGGTCAAGATACAATGAGCCAATTAGATCCAGATTCTTTGAAAAATATTAGCTTCGCTACTTACATTATAGAAAAAAGTTTTTCATTTACTGCAAGTTTTCTGATCTTACAAACAGGAGTGAAAATGTTTGTTAATGAAATCACTACATCATTTCAAGGAATTTCAGACCGTTTACTCAAAGGATCTGTTCCCGCAGTGGACTGCGCAGCCACCTATGGATTTGCATCCGGAAACACAGTATTGATAGGATTCCTTTTTGGATTTTTAGGTCAACTCCTGGCAATTATTGGATTATTAATCTTTAAGAGCCCTATATTCATTATTTCCGGTTTTGTCCCTCTATTTTTTGATAATGGTACTCTCGCTGTTTATGCTAATAACAAGGGTGGCAGAAAAGCAGCTATGCTGGTCCCATTTATTAACGGAATTTCACAAGTTCTTCTAGGTGCAGTTGGAGTCGCAATGTTTGGTTTAGCAAAATATGGTGGATGGTATGGAAATATTGATGTATCTACAATATGGATTGCTATTGGTGGTTTAATTAAACAGTTTTCAGTAATTGGAGTTATCTTGAGTATCATAATTATGTTACTTATTCCTCAATTACAATACAAATTCAGTAAAGATAAAGAAAAATATTTTTAG
- the araD gene encoding L-ribulose-5-phosphate 4-epimerase AraD has protein sequence MSRKEIIQKMKEDVCAANLKLPEYGLVTLTWGNVAEVNRELGVIVIKPSGVPYETMKPEDMVVTDLDGNVLEEDSLRPSSDLPTDVVLFKEFPEITGITHTHSIQGAAWAQAGRDVPVYGTTHADNFYGPIPCTRDLTEEEVEEAYEENTGHVIVETFKERDIDPMAVPGVLVRNHGTFSWGSSAMKSVEVGKVIETVCEMAERTETLSRNAQEPIPQYYLDKHYYRKHGKNAYYGQG, from the coding sequence ATGTCTAGAAAAGAAATTATTCAAAAAATGAAGGAAGATGTCTGTGCGGCTAACTTAAAACTTCCAGAATATGGCTTAGTTACACTAACATGGGGGAATGTTGCTGAGGTAAATAGAGAGCTTGGTGTTATTGTTATCAAACCAAGTGGAGTCCCTTATGAAACTATGAAGCCAGAAGACATGGTAGTTACTGATTTGGATGGTAATGTTCTTGAGGAAGATAGTTTAAGACCTTCTTCAGACCTTCCCACAGATGTTGTTCTCTTTAAAGAATTTCCAGAAATTACCGGAATTACCCATACCCATAGCATTCAAGGTGCAGCTTGGGCTCAAGCTGGCCGAGATGTGCCTGTATACGGAACTACCCATGCAGATAATTTCTATGGACCTATTCCTTGCACACGTGATCTAACTGAAGAAGAAGTCGAAGAGGCTTATGAAGAAAATACTGGGCACGTTATTGTGGAAACTTTTAAAGAACGTGATATTGATCCAATGGCAGTTCCTGGGGTCTTAGTGCGTAATCACGGTACTTTTTCATGGGGAAGTTCAGCGATGAAGTCTGTTGAAGTTGGAAAGGTTATTGAAACTGTATGTGAAATGGCAGAAAGAACTGAAACATTATCAAGAAATGCTCAGGAACCAATTCCACAGTACTACTTAGATAAGCATTACTATCGTAAACATGGTAAGAATGCATACTATGGTCAAGGGTAG
- a CDS encoding aryl-sulfate sulfotransferase — MSNKIIQFQRDIDKKIIESLKKDNYTFDNPLIIIDPYKINPLSAYVCFKTDKQTKINTYIIGKNEKNSIHQTFPLNQIHILPIFGLYADHNNKVIIEIYQGRRKIINIPIDHIPYIDSLVIESKIEHHTLKNQFLMFSSPVTWFDYSLPFAIDDSGEVRWIIQKPFNFCIKQLNNGHFLASTGKVIKQPYFTDGLYEFDWMGKIYSYYNVPNLFHHDFFELINGNLIVLTNSNIEDSLEDSLIEIDRNSKKIIKTWNYKDFINPDDCRKHGSSKKEDWFHNNSVWYDSTNDSVILSSRHTDAIFSLNYTTQEINWILSNPIGWNKDIVKKYFLKPKYSSFNYTYGQHSARIMDNGWLCCFDNHYFGKDSPDYVPAKDSYSRAVCFKINLQDNSVEETFSFGEKYYSDLFSSYISNITPYSPSNYLVHFGGLSFENGEVSNYSGPKGFKRGVDMESKTFEIDNGEITLYCHTRGNYYRANKMNFKVKDYSFN; from the coding sequence ATGAGTAATAAAATTATTCAATTCCAAAGAGATATTGATAAAAAAATAATTGAATCTTTAAAAAAAGATAATTATACTTTCGATAACCCTTTAATTATTATTGATCCCTATAAAATAAATCCCTTAAGTGCATATGTATGTTTTAAAACTGATAAACAAACAAAAATAAACACCTATATAATAGGAAAAAATGAAAAAAATTCCATACATCAAACTTTCCCTTTAAATCAAATACATATTCTACCTATTTTTGGGCTATATGCTGATCATAATAATAAAGTTATTATTGAGATATATCAAGGGAGAAGAAAAATAATTAATATACCTATTGATCATATCCCCTACATTGATAGTTTAGTTATAGAATCAAAAATTGAGCACCATACATTGAAAAATCAATTTCTAATGTTCTCATCCCCAGTAACCTGGTTCGATTACTCATTACCATTTGCTATTGATGATTCTGGAGAAGTCAGATGGATAATTCAAAAACCATTTAATTTCTGCATTAAGCAATTAAATAATGGACATTTTTTAGCAAGTACTGGGAAAGTAATAAAACAACCTTACTTTACAGACGGTCTATATGAGTTCGATTGGATGGGCAAAATATACTCATACTATAATGTCCCTAACCTATTTCACCACGATTTCTTTGAACTAATAAATGGAAATTTAATAGTATTGACCAATTCTAATATTGAAGATTCTCTTGAGGACTCATTAATAGAGATTGATAGAAATTCTAAAAAAATAATTAAAACCTGGAATTATAAAGACTTTATAAATCCAGATGATTGTAGAAAGCATGGTAGTTCAAAAAAAGAAGACTGGTTTCATAATAATTCTGTATGGTATGATTCTACGAATGATAGTGTAATCTTATCAAGTCGTCATACCGATGCTATTTTTTCTTTGAATTACACAACGCAAGAAATCAATTGGATTCTAAGTAATCCGATAGGCTGGAATAAAGATATAGTAAAAAAATATTTTTTAAAGCCTAAATATTCATCCTTTAATTACACCTATGGCCAGCACTCAGCTCGTATTATGGACAATGGTTGGCTGTGTTGCTTTGATAATCATTATTTTGGTAAAGATTCACCTGACTATGTTCCAGCAAAGGATAGCTATTCCCGAGCAGTCTGCTTTAAGATAAATTTGCAAGATAATAGTGTAGAAGAAACATTCTCATTTGGCGAAAAATATTATTCTGACTTATTTTCATCCTACATTTCAAATATCACTCCATATAGTCCTTCTAATTACCTTGTTCATTTTGGGGGCCTCAGTTTTGAAAATGGAGAAGTTTCAAATTATTCAGGGCCTAAAGGATTTAAGAGAGGTGTGGATATGGAATCAAAAACTTTTGAAATTGATAATGGTGAAATTACTCTATACTGCCATACAAGAGGAAACTACTATCGTGCAAATAAAATGAATTTTAAAGTGAAAGATTATAGTTTTAACTAA
- a CDS encoding PTS sugar transporter subunit IIA: MLKYFYEKGLINYPEDQPKDWEEAVRVSCDKLIEKNLITNDYVDAIVQSVKDNGPYIVIVPGIAMPHAQAENPGVLGTGISFTKYKEPVTFHDEKTGEDHYAELFFTLAAKDPDEHLQNIQNLMELLMDEDIVEKLKATNSIEDYKKLL, translated from the coding sequence ATGCTTAAATATTTTTATGAAAAGGGATTAATAAATTATCCCGAAGATCAACCCAAGGATTGGGAAGAAGCTGTTCGTGTGAGTTGTGACAAGTTAATTGAAAAGAATTTAATTACAAATGATTATGTAGATGCCATTGTCCAATCTGTGAAGGATAATGGCCCCTACATTGTAATTGTTCCTGGTATTGCCATGCCACACGCACAAGCAGAAAATCCTGGAGTTCTAGGTACAGGAATAAGCTTTACAAAATATAAGGAACCAGTAACATTTCATGATGAAAAAACTGGAGAAGATCATTATGCTGAATTATTCTTTACTTTAGCAGCTAAAGATCCCGATGAACATTTGCAAAACATTCAAAATTTAATGGAGTTGTTAATGGACGAAGATATTGTTGAAAAGCTCAAAGCAACGAATAGTATTGAAGATTATAAAAAATTGCTTTAG
- the ulaG gene encoding L-ascorbate 6-phosphate lactonase, which translates to MANFAKNINEITKEMWLKNTFPEWGTWLNEEIAAAEVPENTLSMWWLGNMGIWIKSDQGTNVVIDMWNQTGKQTIGSGQMKKGHQMMRMSGVRNLQPNRRNQPFVIDPFEVKDIDVLCVTHSHSDHLDQTTAAVVTKNCPNATFVGPQDVADKWVSWGVPEDRIHVLHPNESVKVKDVEVVGLESFDRTMLLTVDDPEESLKGKPVRDMDELALNYLVKTNGGSVYHAGDSHYSNMYVKHGKEHDIDIACVAYGENPIGITDKLTSSDVLKVGEALQTNVIIPVHYDIWSNFMADPKEILYLWKYRKDRMNYQFKPFVWQVGGRYDYPGDTDHFEYMYDRGFHDAFDYENDLPYDSFL; encoded by the coding sequence ATGGCAAACTTTGCAAAAAATATTAATGAGATTACTAAGGAAATGTGGCTTAAAAATACATTTCCTGAATGGGGAACTTGGCTAAATGAAGAAATCGCCGCTGCTGAAGTTCCAGAAAACACCCTTTCCATGTGGTGGTTAGGTAATATGGGTATCTGGATTAAATCAGATCAAGGCACTAATGTTGTCATTGATATGTGGAATCAAACAGGTAAACAAACAATTGGTTCTGGGCAAATGAAAAAAGGGCACCAAATGATGCGCATGTCAGGTGTTCGTAATTTACAACCTAACCGTCGTAACCAACCATTTGTTATTGACCCATTTGAAGTAAAAGACATTGATGTTTTATGTGTAACTCACTCCCACTCTGATCACTTAGATCAAACTACTGCTGCAGTTGTGACAAAGAATTGTCCGAACGCAACTTTTGTTGGACCTCAAGACGTAGCGGATAAATGGGTTTCATGGGGTGTTCCGGAAGATCGTATTCATGTCTTACATCCTAATGAATCAGTAAAAGTAAAAGATGTTGAAGTTGTTGGTTTGGAATCATTTGACCGTACTATGCTTTTGACAGTCGATGATCCAGAAGAATCATTAAAGGGTAAACCAGTTCGTGATATGGATGAATTAGCCCTAAACTATTTAGTTAAGACTAATGGAGGCTCAGTATACCATGCAGGAGACTCCCACTATTCCAATATGTATGTAAAACATGGTAAGGAACATGATATCGATATTGCTTGTGTTGCTTATGGTGAAAACCCAATTGGTATCACTGATAAATTAACTTCCTCAGACGTTTTAAAAGTTGGAGAAGCTTTGCAAACAAATGTTATTATTCCTGTCCATTATGATATTTGGTCTAACTTTATGGCTGATCCTAAAGAAATTCTTTACTTATGGAAATATCGTAAAGATAGAATGAATTACCAATTTAAACCATTCGTATGGCAAGTGGGTGGGCGTTATGACTATCCTGGTGATACTGATCACTTTGAATATATGTATGACCGTGGTTTCCATGATGCATTTGACTATGAAAATGATCTTCCTTATGACTCATTCCTATAA
- a CDS encoding PTS sugar transporter subunit IIB, protein MYKVLASCGAGIGSSLIIKKKIQSVADKLGIEVDITHLSIGSAKSQANNFDVIFTLAGLKDNFDNVENQNKVIGLKNILSDAEIEEGLKTALNL, encoded by the coding sequence ATGTATAAAGTTTTAGCAAGTTGTGGAGCTGGAATCGGTTCTAGTCTAATCATTAAGAAAAAAATACAAAGTGTTGCTGATAAACTTGGGATAGAAGTAGACATTACTCATTTAAGTATCGGATCAGCAAAATCTCAAGCTAATAATTTTGATGTCATTTTTACTTTAGCAGGATTAAAAGATAATTTTGATAATGTCGAAAATCAAAATAAAGTAATTGGCTTAAAAAATATTTTGTCTGATGCAGAAATTGAAGAAGGTCTTAAAACAGCTCTTAACTTATAA
- a CDS encoding 3-keto-L-gulonate-6-phosphate decarboxylase UlaD, whose product MSLPKLQIACDHNDLPSALADIKAVGDIVDIIEAGTILLLQEGSEAVRCFRALYPDKLIVADPKCADAGGTVAANFKSAGANFMTCICSATIPTMEAAAKEIESVQVELYGDWTYEQAQQWLDAGIDQAIYHQSRDALLAGETWGEKDLNKVKKLTEMGFKVSVTGGLNVDILDLFKGVDVYCFIAGRGITQAEDPAQAATDFQNKIKEIWG is encoded by the coding sequence ATGTCCTTACCTAAATTACAAATTGCTTGTGATCACAATGATTTACCTAGTGCTCTAGCTGATATTAAAGCTGTTGGCGATATTGTAGATATCATCGAGGCAGGTACCATTTTGTTATTACAAGAAGGTAGCGAAGCTGTTCGCTGTTTCCGCGCACTATATCCAGATAAATTAATTGTAGCTGATCCTAAATGTGCAGATGCTGGAGGCACAGTAGCTGCTAACTTTAAATCAGCAGGAGCTAACTTTATGACCTGTATTTGTTCAGCAACTATTCCAACGATGGAAGCAGCTGCTAAAGAAATCGAATCAGTTCAAGTTGAACTTTATGGTGATTGGACCTATGAACAAGCTCAACAATGGCTAGATGCTGGTATCGATCAAGCGATTTATCATCAAAGCCGTGATGCCTTACTAGCAGGTGAGACTTGGGGAGAGAAAGATCTTAATAAAGTGAAAAAACTTACTGAGATGGGCTTTAAGGTATCTGTGACAGGAGGATTAAATGTAGATATTTTAGACCTCTTTAAGGGAGTAGATGTGTACTGCTTTATTGCTGGACGTGGAATTACACAAGCTGAGGATCCTGCTCAAGCAGCTACCGATTTCCAAAATAAAATCAAAGAAATTTGGGGATAG
- a CDS encoding GNAT family N-acetyltransferase, whose product MRLNRFNQTIGDEIEEQMIERLPNIVCLHGDTCHIEKLNYSKHVEALESLLGPSSPLELWTYQSKLPPQNLSTYKDRLRKMAESKDPYYLVIVDKVSKKVNGSLALQAIDSKNFAIEVGHVFYSKDLQKTIQATEAQYLLAQYVFENLKYRRYVWRCDSLNQASWHAAERLGFKYEGTFRQEKIYKGRNRDTAWFSMLDSEWPLNKKRLLKWLSPSNFDDNGKQIHSLSLM is encoded by the coding sequence ATGAGATTAAATCGATTTAATCAAACAATTGGCGATGAAATTGAAGAGCAAATGATTGAAAGATTGCCAAATATTGTTTGTCTCCATGGCGATACTTGTCATATTGAAAAGCTTAATTATTCTAAACATGTGGAAGCTTTGGAGTCTTTATTGGGGCCATCTTCTCCTTTAGAATTATGGACTTATCAAAGTAAGTTGCCACCCCAAAACCTATCAACATATAAAGACCGGTTAAGAAAAATGGCAGAATCTAAAGATCCTTATTATCTAGTGATAGTTGATAAAGTTAGTAAAAAAGTCAATGGGAGTCTTGCTCTTCAAGCGATAGATTCAAAAAATTTTGCAATAGAAGTGGGTCATGTTTTTTATAGTAAAGATCTTCAGAAAACCATTCAAGCAACTGAAGCACAGTATTTATTGGCTCAATATGTGTTCGAAAATTTGAAATATCGACGTTATGTCTGGAGATGTGATAGTTTAAATCAAGCTTCCTGGCATGCAGCTGAGCGTTTAGGTTTTAAATATGAAGGAACTTTTAGGCAAGAAAAAATCTATAAAGGTAGAAACCGTGACACAGCTTGGTTTTCAATGTTGGATAGTGAGTGGCCATTGAATAAAAAAAGATTATTAAAATGGTTGTCACCTTCAAATTTTGATGATAATGGAAAGCAGATACATTCATTATCTTTGATGTAG
- a CDS encoding L-ribulose-5-phosphate 3-epimerase, with product MVTLGIYEKALPKNITWLERLQLAKELGFQFVEMSVDESDERLARLDWTKEERKEVVDAMYETGIRIFSICLSGHRRYPFGSSDPKIREHALEMMEKAIDLAVDLGVRNIQLAGYDVYYEEKTLTSRAFFMENLKKAVHMAAAKQVMLSIEIMDDPFINSVTKFNRIKSQIHSPWLQVYPDLGNISAWPENDVAYELELGIDEIVALHVKDTKNVTEDYPGKFKEVPFGEGDVDFLGCFKTLKQLDYHGTFMIEMWSETSDDPAKEIQKAKDYVLPIMKEAGFNV from the coding sequence GTGGTTACATTAGGTATTTATGAAAAAGCCTTACCTAAAAATATTACTTGGTTGGAACGACTTCAACTGGCTAAAGAATTAGGTTTTCAATTTGTCGAAATGTCAGTAGATGAGTCCGATGAGCGCTTAGCTCGTTTAGATTGGACTAAAGAAGAACGTAAAGAAGTAGTCGACGCTATGTATGAGACAGGAATTAGAATTTTTTCTATCTGTTTAAGTGGACATCGCCGTTATCCCTTTGGATCAAGCGATCCTAAAATTCGGGAACACGCCCTTGAAATGATGGAAAAAGCAATTGATCTAGCAGTTGACCTAGGTGTTCGTAACATTCAATTAGCCGGATATGATGTTTATTATGAAGAAAAGACGCTAACTTCACGTGCTTTCTTTATGGAAAATCTAAAAAAAGCCGTACATATGGCTGCGGCGAAACAGGTTATGCTATCTATTGAAATAATGGATGATCCATTTATTAATTCAGTAACAAAGTTCAATCGTATTAAGAGCCAAATTCATTCACCATGGCTACAAGTTTATCCTGATTTAGGAAATATAAGTGCATGGCCTGAGAATGATGTTGCCTATGAATTAGAATTAGGGATTGATGAAATTGTAGCTCTGCATGTGAAAGACACTAAAAATGTTACTGAAGACTATCCAGGCAAATTTAAAGAAGTCCCCTTTGGAGAAGGAGATGTAGATTTCTTAGGCTGCTTTAAAACCTTGAAGCAGTTAGATTATCATGGAACATTTATGATTGAAATGTGGTCGGAAACTTCTGATGATCCCGCTAAAGAGATCCAAAAAGCAAAAGATTATGTGCTACCAATTATGAAGGAGGCAGGATTTAATGTCTAG